The DNA region ATGCTACTTAAATTACAGGAGGTTTAGCATGGTAACAGTTATAGGAGTGCGTTTTAGAAAGGCAGGTAAGATATATTATTTCGACCCAGCTGGATTACAATTAAATGTTGAAGAAAAGGTTTTGGTTGAAACTGCTAGAGGTATAGAGTTCGGAGAATGTGTAATAGCAAATAGAGAGATAAGTGAAGATAAAATTGTAGCTCCATTAAAATGTGTAATAAAAAAGGCTGATAAGGCGGATATAGAAAAAAACGCTGAAAACAAAAGGAAAGAAGAAGAAGCTTTTCAAATATGCATTGAAAAAATAGAAAAACATAATTTATACATGAAACTTATAGATGTGGAATACACTTTTGATAATAACAAAGTTATATTTTATTTTACAGCAGAGGGTAGAGTTGATTTTAGAGAATTAGTAAAAGATTTAGCATCAGTATTTAGAACAAGAATTGAATTAAGACAAATAGGTGTAAGAGATGAAGCTAAGATGATAGGAGGACTTGGACCTTGTGGTAGACCACTATGTTGTTCTTCATTTTTAGGTGATTTTGAACCTGTGTCTATAAAGATGGCAAAAGAACAAAATCTTTCTTTAAATCCATCCAAAATATCAGGCATATGTGGAAGACTCATGTGTTGCTTAAATTATGAGCAAGAAAATTATGAAGAAATAAGAAGAAAATTACCAAAAATGGGATCTGTAGTAGATACACCTTATGGAGAAGGTGAAGTTTTAGGAAATAGTGTAATAAAAGAGTCAGTTAAGGTAAAAAT from Haloimpatiens massiliensis includes:
- a CDS encoding PSP1 domain-containing protein — its product is MVTVIGVRFRKAGKIYYFDPAGLQLNVEEKVLVETARGIEFGECVIANREISEDKIVAPLKCVIKKADKADIEKNAENKRKEEEAFQICIEKIEKHNLYMKLIDVEYTFDNNKVIFYFTAEGRVDFRELVKDLASVFRTRIELRQIGVRDEAKMIGGLGPCGRPLCCSSFLGDFEPVSIKMAKEQNLSLNPSKISGICGRLMCCLNYEQENYEEIRRKLPKMGSVVDTPYGEGEVLGNSVIKESVKVKIKIDGEETIREIPIKETKLISGDYEDAVKEEEIDIEIQDEEDRKIIKELFKED